In Brettanomyces bruxellensis chromosome 8, complete sequence, a genomic segment contains:
- a CDS encoding uncharacterized protein (BUSCO:EOG09264MZ1) — translation MPLGRSAKMLHHTMRNLVSSLIENESVKTTFGKAKTAQGMMENLILKTKRTKLPQNQFKTELYGMLYNQDRTVPKLMGELKERYKDRNSGFTRILKLEPRIGDNSPQVILELVDNGEREMKFWYIAKVVARLELQGSPLDPLTEKNVKDILLYRKDGQAEFRKTVETCKKEFFKEEDALDNLPRMKSTTNGFHRAFRNFDVVSRVEKSETDVKRSEPENKDSQ, via the coding sequence ATGCCGTTAGGAAGATCAGCTAAAATGCTTCATCATACAATGAGGAACCTGGTTTCCTCATTGATAGAGAATGAATCAGTGAAAACCACatttggaaaagcaaagacAGCGCAAGGAATGATGGAGaatttgatattgaagacAAAAAGAACGAAGTTACCACAAAATCAGTTCAAGACTGAACTATATGGAATGTTGTACAATCAAGATAGAACAGTTCCAAAGCTAATGGGAGAGTTGAAAGAGCGTTATAAGGACAGAAACTCTGGATTCACGAGGATTTTAAAGCTTGAACCAAGAATTGGAGATAATTCTCCGCAGGTAATTCTAGAGTTGGTCGATAatggagaaagagagatgAAATTTTGGTACATTGCAAAGGTAGTTGCAAGATTGGAATTGCAAGGTTCTCCTCTTGATCCACTAACTGAAAAGAATGTGAAAGATATTCTGCTATATAGAAAGGACGGGCAGGCGGAATTCAGAAAGACGGTAGAAACATGCAAGAAGGAATTcttcaaagaagaagatgctcTTGATAACCTTCCTAGAATGAAAAGTACTACGAATGGGTTTCACAGAGCATTTAGGAATTTCGATGTTGTGTCCAGAGTTGAGAAGTCTGAGACAGATGTGAAAAGGAGTGAACCTGAGAATAAAGATTCACAATGA